From the genome of Medicago truncatula cultivar Jemalong A17 chromosome 2, MtrunA17r5.0-ANR, whole genome shotgun sequence:
TAAGAGAAGAGATCTataaacaagaaagtaaaaacaaaaatacaaatatgACAATGATATGCAGTTCCCATAGTGTTCTATGAAGAAATCAAACAAGTATTAGCAATCTATTGATACTTATATGACATACACACACAAAAGAGAAAAGCATCTTAAATTCTCAAACTAAGGGTCTATTTGGAAGGGGGTTTTGGAGGGCTAagtctatattttaaaatatatttcatatttcaagattgGATCCCGCAAGAAGAAATCTTGCCTTGAGAAATATTCTTCCACCAGAGGTTCCAACGTTATGTGTGTTATGTGAAAGAGGAGAGGAATCGTCAAATAATCTCTTCTTACATTGTGAGGTGACAAACTCTATTTGGTCCAAGGTGTTTCATTGGGTTGCCATTTATAACTCTACCGTATTTGTTTGTTCATTGGGAGTATTGGAGTGGGGAGGGGAGAAATAAGAAAGTCCGTAAGAGTTTATGGCTTATTTGGCAGCAACAATTTGGGTGATTTAGAAATCGAGAAATAACATCATCTTTAATAATGAGGTGAGAGTGGTGGAGGAAATTAAGGTGTTATTTTGGCATTGGAGTTTGAATAGAGTTAAAATTCCAACATGTCTGTATTATGAACGGTGTTGGAATCCAAAAGGTTGTCTTATTAGATGAGCCAGAGGTTATAACAGTGGTAGGATTGGAGGAACGAGGGCTGCAGGTTTTGTTTAGCCTCACTCTGTTATGTGATTGCAGCTCTATTGGTGATGTTTTGTTGGCTGTCCCAAGTATGGGGATTCTATATTTGCGGTTGCGCCACTGTTTTTGGGGGCCTGTTTTGCcaatttttgtttctgttttgcTGTACCTCTAGCTAATAGTGTCAATTCGGTTCGACATAGACACCAccactaataatttgagaaaatcacatgattcagtgtaattataggACGTGTCCAACACCAGGACACGCCTAATCAGATTAAACAGCTGAATTGTAATTACATAAGAGATATACAATATACAATGCAAAGGGTGTAAAGTAAGAGAATTAGGGCTCACTTTTCGATCTCTGACAACAGTTAGTGCATCGTCTCTGCTTCTTTCCCTATAAAACACATCAGAAACATCAATCAAACTCCATAATCAAAACAGAACATGAAAAAACACCAAATTGAATACACCAAAAatcatccaatttttttttttacctcacAGTTGAATCTCTATGGCCATTGACATCAGAAACCGTAGATCTAGCAGTACCCTAattgaaaaaccaaaataaaatttaatcaaaaattaaaattccaGCTTGAAATAAAAAATCGTAATCACAATAACAATTTCAAATCACAATATTTTCAATTGAATTCACCCATTCACAAACATTAAATCCAATTtatacaattaaaattaaattaaattctacatcataacaaaaagggaaaatcataatcaacatttaattaaaaaaaaaatctccattTTACACTTGATCAAAACCAATTTtcacacaattaaaaaaatttaaataaaaaaaacttcaaaatcgaATTTCAAAACCTTGAGGTGCCCTTTAACAGGAGGCGAAGCAGTAGCAGCAAGATGAGGGAACTGCACGTGCGATAGCGGTCTAGTCACGTGCAAAGCGTGACTTAGATAATCCAAATTCATACCACGAACACCGCCGCCGTGAGAATACAAAAGTGGCGGCTGCGGCTGCGAcggaggaggtggtggaggaTAACCGCCAACAGCATGATTCGCAGAAGCGCGTGAAGGTGACGCGAATGGGTAAAGAAAAGGGTTTGGGGAACGAACATGAAGCGCTTGTTGTTGtggttgctgttgttgttgtggatAATGAATCGGTTtcgaatttggatttggattcgGATTTGTAAACGGTGCAGTAGGTCTTGATGTGGTGGTGGTTGTGGCGGTTGTTGGAGGTGGATCTAACGACATCGTTTTCGGGTTTTTGAACTGAAAGAAAAGAGTGAGTTTTATTGTGTAGAGAAAAAAAGGAGGGAAAGGAAAAGTGATTAATAACAgagagaagaaaacaaaaaagtgtTGTGGTTGGGTTTTGAATTATTCGGTGTGGGACCTGAAGAAGTGTAACGTAAGTAACTAGCAGTAAGTGGTTAAGATTTGGGCCTAAAATGGGTACATAATAAAACATCAACTTATCTTACCGTTACTAAAACAGATTTTGAGTAGTCATAATTGTTTTCAGTCTTACGTTTTTagtatgattttaattttaatttatagattCAATTATGTGTTGCACGTTAATTAATGAATGAGAAAATGCATTAGTTTATATATTCTTGACATGTCAGAGGTGTGTACCTTCATAGTGCAGACACTCCAACACTTAAGTCTGTAAAAGTAGAAAAATGAGGAGTTTAGGGTTGAATAATAGTGTACCTTTAAGGACTATGAAAAGTCCCCTTACATAGTTAGGAGGtgcatgagttgttgtagtGACACACTGTGGCGCTCAACAGTTACGGGCCTGTGGGAATCATAACCGTCAAGTGAAATTTAAGGTATGTGGGGGGAGACATTACCATTCGGTTTGATTTGATACCCAAATGTAGTATTTGACCTGTTTGATTGGGCTTATTGGAAATGGGCATTTAGaacatgaaaattgtttttctcacaTCAATTCTTTCATAAACACACATGAAAATGACAGTTTTATCCCTAGTTGTAGTTAACTACCTCTGGCAGAATCGGCAACAGTTAACTACCACTGGGCTCAGTGGTAGTTAACTACACTGCGACCTGTAATTTAACACGGCAGAAGCTTCAGTTTCTGCATTTCCCTTTCAACATTGTAATtatcatccttaaaaaaacattgtaatTATCAAATTTTCCGCCAAAGTCAAATTGCACGAATTCAtccaatttttttgaagaaaatcacaagtaagtaagcCTAATCCTATTATCATACAACTTAGTTTGATTAGGGtgttaattttgataaatttagcAAAATGTTAGTGTTTATGCTAGTTtgaaaatttcattattttgttatgatggaatgttgattattttgttatgatgaaattttgttatatgaTAGAATGTTGTTATAATGGAATTTTGCAGTTTAGTTTCACTAGggtattattttgttatgaaaatctCATTATTTTGTTAGATTAGGATGTTATAATCAAGTTATAAAAGCAATATATAGCCAATTTAGTTTAGTTATGTATTTGCATAAGTACAATAATTGATATTAGGGTTTGGTATTGCATTGGTCATGGCTTAAGAAGGCTCTCAAGGTGGTATTTATATCCCTCTATGGACTTGATTTCTCGTGACTTAAGCCCCAAGCAATGAGGGCATTTATGTCTTTCTGCCGAGCTCTAGAGGCTTTCAGAAGTTTCTTGAGGTGGCGCCCTCGGAGGGGCGCGCTCTAGGCTTTAGAGCCCTTTAGGAAGGCGATGAGGCCTCTAGGAGGGTCCTAAGACCATTTGGGAGGACTCCTAGGTCCTTTAGGAAAGTATTGACGGTTCAAGTTACTTTCAATATTTTGAATGATGGTTTCTATGTTAATGTTGGTccattttgaatgtttttttttttgtattgttttatttgtatatatatgTCTGAGAAGAATGGTGGTGCTGAATTGAAAAAGGAGCTTGAGGCCCAGTAGGGTGATACTTAAATGACAAAGAAAGCAAAAACGTCCATGATGTGGTACGACATCAAATGCGAACgatctgaagaaaaaaacaatgcgAAGGTGCTGGTATACAATTTCAAGAAGCTGAGAAGGAGTGAAAA
Proteins encoded in this window:
- the LOC11443716 gene encoding uncharacterized protein isoform X2, coding for MSLDPPPTTATTTTTSRPTAPFTNPNPNPNSKPIHYPQQQQQPQQQALHVRSPNPFLYPFASPSRASANHAVGGYPPPPPPSQPQPPLLYSHGGGVRGMNLDYLSHALHVTRPLSHVQFPHLAATASPPVKGHLKGTARSTVSDVNGHRDSTVRERSRDDALTVVRDRKVRITEDASLYALCRSWLRNGVNDESQPPQRDVTMSLPKPSPASMVDTCTSNKKDDENDDEQEEDEKSVEHLSTQDLLKRHIKRAKRVRARTQTPYMRINNVKRRVFQRICNDCK
- the LOC11443716 gene encoding uncharacterized protein isoform X1, producing the protein MSLDPPPTTATTTTTSRPTAPFTNPNPNPNSKPIHYPQQQQQPQQQALHVRSPNPFLYPFASPSRASANHAVGGYPPPPPPSQPQPPLLYSHGGGVRGMNLDYLSHALHVTRPLSHVQFPHLAATASPPVKGHLKGTARSTVSDVNGHRDSTVRERSRDDALTVVRDRKVRITEDASLYALCRSWLRNGVNDESQPPQRDVTMSLPKPSPASMVDTCTSNKKDDENDDEQEEDEKSVEHLSTQDLLKRHIKRAKRVRARLREERSQRIARYRSRLRLLVPPPA